The following DNA comes from Gemmatimonadota bacterium.
ACTGACTGAGCGGCAGAAACGGATTCTGGAGTTCTCGCCGTGCTGGTTTAACGATCCCCGTGAGGACAAAGACTATTCCGCGAACCCTGCGCTTACCAAGCTCCATCCTCTGGCGTGTGTGGAGAGCGACCCGAGTGTGTTGCTGCCGGGCATGTCGCCGCCGCACATCCGGCTGACGGACGAGACCAGGGCAATGCTGAGTGCCAACTGAAGATTCGAATCTAAAATAAAATGAATATTTTAGGCTGTGAGGGACTTCTCACAGCCTTTTTGTTTCGAAACCGTGGGTATTCAATTTGAATGCCTGCGGTTTTTGGTTTAAGGGAGTCTGTAAAATGAATAAGATGCACGAGTCAAATCATACAAAATGGAATGCAGCTGCACCACGGTGGAAGGCACGCAGAGACTCAAAAGGCCCTTGGCATCGCGGTCATCTGGTACCAGAGCGGGTTGAAAAAGCACTCGAATATTGGAGGGAGAATGCATTGACTGAGCAGGGAGTTGAGCATATCGCTCAACATCTTGGATCCCTGGAGGGAAAAAACGCGGTTGTCTTGGGCAGTGGGGACAACTTCGCCGCCTTCGCCTTGGCATCAATGGGGGCAACAGTCACGTCAGTCGACATTTCCGAGCGACAATTGGAAATCGCCGCCGAAAGGGCAAAGGACCTTGGCCTTGAAATCACCTTCCACCAGGGCGACATTTCGGACCTCCCGACGTTGCCCGACGGAGGATATCACTTCGCGTGTAGCGTAGGCGTTGTGGCCATCTGGATTTCGGATCTCTGGCAATACTACGCAGAGGCAAGTCGGTTGCTGACCCCAGGTGGACTGTTTGTGGTAGGCGAGGTTCATCCCGTGCGGCAAATGTGGAGCA
Coding sequences within:
- a CDS encoding class I SAM-dependent methyltransferase, with the translated sequence MNKMHESNHTKWNAAAPRWKARRDSKGPWHRGHLVPERVEKALEYWRENALTEQGVEHIAQHLGSLEGKNAVVLGSGDNFAAFALASMGATVTSVDISERQLEIAAERAKDLGLEITFHQGDISDLPTLPDGGYHFACSVGVVAIWISDLWQYYAEASRLLTPGGLFVVGEVHPVRQMWSNCEYFIGEDAMVGKEGGNTPEADFFYFDRGPHQYLYNPETGAATEFVDPEDEETRDAENVQYIFQWTVSDYLMAMIDAGFEILHVWEEPTKNHDQWRQNCFHALPNGFYMVCKKKQ